One part of the Archangium lipolyticum genome encodes these proteins:
- a CDS encoding DUF444 family protein, translated as MSLRIHQDHSRFKQIVRGKIKSNLRKYVQKGEMIGKKGKDTIAIPIPFIDIPHFKYGHKEQGGVGQGDGEVGQQLSPGAVQPGDGHQAGQGEGDHSLEVDVTLDELAQILGEELQLPHIERRHNEKIVTQKIKYTGVNTTGPESLRHFKRTYKQALKRQIAMGTYDPARPIIVPTREDRRYRSYKLQELPETNAVIIYMMDVSGSMGDEQKEIVRIESFWLDTWLRHQYKGLEARYIIHDAVAREVDRDTFFHTRESGGTMISSAYKLCRDIIKADYPKSAWNIYPFHFSDGDNWSADDTRQCIEMLREDILPSVNQFAYGQVESPYGSGQFIKDLREAIGDSNNVALSEIADKDAIYASIKDFLGKGR; from the coding sequence GTGTCACTGCGGATCCACCAGGACCACTCGCGCTTCAAACAGATCGTCCGCGGGAAGATCAAATCCAACCTGCGCAAGTACGTGCAGAAGGGGGAGATGATCGGAAAGAAGGGGAAGGACACCATCGCCATCCCCATCCCCTTCATCGACATCCCCCACTTCAAGTACGGCCACAAGGAGCAGGGGGGCGTCGGTCAAGGGGACGGTGAGGTGGGTCAGCAGCTCTCCCCGGGCGCGGTGCAGCCCGGGGACGGGCACCAGGCCGGCCAGGGAGAGGGTGACCACTCCCTGGAGGTCGACGTCACGCTCGATGAGCTGGCGCAGATCCTGGGGGAGGAGCTGCAGCTCCCCCACATCGAGCGCCGGCACAACGAGAAGATCGTCACGCAGAAGATCAAGTACACCGGGGTCAACACCACGGGCCCCGAGTCGTTGCGCCACTTCAAGCGCACCTACAAACAGGCGCTGAAGCGGCAGATCGCGATGGGGACGTATGACCCGGCGCGGCCCATCATCGTCCCCACGCGGGAGGACCGGCGCTACCGCAGCTACAAGCTGCAGGAGCTGCCGGAGACGAACGCGGTCATCATCTACATGATGGACGTGTCGGGCTCGATGGGAGACGAGCAGAAGGAGATCGTCCGCATCGAGAGCTTCTGGCTCGATACGTGGCTGCGCCACCAGTACAAGGGACTGGAGGCGCGCTACATCATCCACGACGCGGTGGCGCGCGAGGTGGACCGGGACACGTTCTTCCACACCCGCGAGTCCGGCGGCACGATGATCTCCAGTGCCTACAAGCTGTGCCGGGACATCATCAAGGCGGACTACCCGAAGAGCGCGTGGAACATCTATCCGTTCCACTTCTCGGACGGGGACAATTGGAGCGCGGACGACACGCGGCAGTGCATCGAGATGCTGCGCGAGGACATCCTCCCCAGCGTGAACCAGTTCGCCTACGGTCAGGTGGAGAGCCCCTATGGCAGCGGCCAGTTCATCAAGGATCTGCGCGAGGCCATCGGAGACTCCAACAACGTCGCCCTGAGCGAGATCGCGGACAAGGACGCCATCTACGCCTCCATCAAGGATTTCCTCGGTAAGGGCCGCTGA
- a CDS encoding glycogen/starch/alpha-glucan phosphorylase, which yields MSNLAPVADLPNTSATDTHDTGREPSRTGLDPRNVRRGFLEHVRFSRGKNPETATAHDRFMALALAVRDRLADRWVRTARTYNAQDVKRAYYLSAEYLLGRALGNNLINIGMYDAAEQALREVGVDLPSLIEMEPDAGLGNGGLGRLAACFLDSLATLGYPGMGYGIRYEFGIFTQDIVDGYQVERADEWLKFGNPWEIVRPEKAVPVRFFGRVEHHQGADGRPVARWVGGKTVIGVPYDTPIAGYGNNTVNTLRLWQARASEEFDLLLFNAGDYERSVVEKNDSEVISKVLYPNDAFQAGKELRLKQQYFFVACSIADIVRRYLKNHTDFNDFPKKVAIQLNDTHPAIAVAELMRVLVDEKRLQWDEAWGVTQATFGYTNHTLLAEAMEKWPATLFERLLPRHLEIIYEVNHRFLRQVQIRYPFDNDRMRRMSLVEEGPEKKIRMAHLAVVGSHSVNGVAELHTNLLRRDVLPDFAEMYPERFNNKTNGVTPRRWLLWSNPRLSKLITSRIGDGWVSDLDQLQKLAPHAEDPVFRKAFAEVKKQNKEDLSRYLRDTCWVNLDPNAIFDVQIKRLHEYKRQLLNALHIVSLWMKARRDPSTIIAPRVFLFGAKAAPGYHLAKLIIRLVNGISEVVNSDAGTTGLQVLFVPNYRVSLAERIIPATDVSEQISTAGMEASGTGNMKFMMNGALTLGTLDGANVEIRQVVGDDNFFLFGLTADEVIARKRAGYRPRDEYERNVELREALDLIASGFFSPEDKNLFKPLVDSLLEEDRYLVLADFAAYAAKQEEVARTYKDQDAWTRKAIFNVAQAGIFSSDRTIKQYAEEIWQVKQTPVGP from the coding sequence ATGTCGAACCTCGCACCCGTCGCCGACCTGCCGAACACCTCCGCGACCGACACGCACGACACGGGACGTGAGCCCAGCCGCACCGGGCTCGACCCGCGCAATGTCCGCCGAGGCTTCCTCGAGCACGTCCGCTTCTCGCGCGGAAAGAACCCGGAGACGGCCACTGCCCACGACCGCTTCATGGCGCTGGCGCTGGCCGTACGCGATCGCCTCGCCGACCGGTGGGTCCGCACGGCGCGCACCTACAACGCGCAGGACGTGAAGCGCGCCTATTACCTGTCCGCCGAGTACCTGCTGGGACGCGCGCTGGGCAACAACCTCATCAACATCGGCATGTACGACGCGGCCGAGCAGGCCCTGCGCGAGGTGGGAGTAGACCTGCCCTCGCTCATCGAGATGGAGCCGGACGCGGGCCTGGGCAACGGCGGCCTGGGACGCCTGGCGGCGTGCTTCCTCGACTCGCTGGCCACGCTCGGCTACCCCGGCATGGGGTACGGCATCCGCTACGAGTTCGGCATCTTCACCCAGGACATCGTCGACGGCTACCAGGTGGAGCGCGCCGACGAGTGGCTGAAGTTCGGCAACCCCTGGGAGATCGTCCGCCCCGAGAAGGCGGTGCCGGTGCGCTTCTTCGGGCGCGTGGAGCACCACCAGGGCGCCGACGGCCGGCCCGTGGCGCGCTGGGTGGGCGGCAAGACGGTCATCGGCGTGCCCTACGACACGCCCATCGCAGGCTACGGCAACAACACCGTCAACACCCTGCGGCTGTGGCAGGCTCGCGCCAGCGAGGAGTTCGACCTGCTCCTCTTCAACGCCGGTGACTACGAGCGCTCGGTGGTGGAGAAGAACGACTCGGAGGTCATCTCCAAGGTCCTCTACCCCAACGACGCCTTCCAGGCCGGCAAGGAGCTGCGCCTCAAGCAGCAGTACTTCTTCGTGGCGTGCTCCATCGCGGACATCGTCCGGCGCTACCTGAAGAACCACACGGACTTCAACGACTTCCCCAAGAAGGTCGCCATCCAGCTCAACGACACCCACCCGGCCATCGCCGTGGCCGAGCTGATGCGCGTGCTGGTGGACGAGAAGCGCCTGCAGTGGGACGAGGCGTGGGGGGTGACGCAGGCCACGTTCGGCTACACCAACCACACGCTGCTGGCCGAGGCCATGGAGAAGTGGCCCGCCACGCTCTTCGAGCGGCTGCTGCCCCGCCACCTGGAGATCATCTACGAGGTCAACCACCGCTTCCTGCGGCAGGTGCAGATCCGCTACCCGTTCGACAACGACCGGATGCGGCGGATGAGCCTGGTGGAGGAGGGCCCGGAGAAGAAGATCCGCATGGCGCACCTGGCGGTGGTGGGCAGCCACAGCGTCAACGGCGTGGCGGAGCTGCACACCAACCTGCTGCGGCGCGACGTGCTGCCGGACTTCGCGGAGATGTACCCCGAGCGCTTCAACAACAAGACCAACGGGGTGACGCCGCGGCGCTGGCTGCTGTGGAGCAACCCGCGGCTCTCCAAGCTCATCACCAGCCGCATCGGTGACGGCTGGGTGTCGGACCTGGATCAGCTCCAGAAGCTGGCGCCCCACGCGGAGGATCCGGTGTTCCGCAAGGCCTTCGCCGAGGTGAAGAAGCAGAACAAGGAAGACCTGTCGCGCTACCTGCGGGACACGTGCTGGGTGAACCTGGACCCGAACGCCATCTTCGACGTGCAGATCAAGCGCCTGCACGAGTACAAGCGCCAGCTGCTCAACGCGCTGCACATCGTGTCGCTGTGGATGAAGGCGCGGCGCGACCCCAGCACCATCATCGCCCCGCGCGTGTTCCTCTTCGGCGCGAAGGCGGCCCCGGGCTACCACCTGGCCAAGCTCATCATCCGGCTGGTCAACGGCATCAGCGAGGTGGTCAACAGCGACGCGGGCACCACGGGCCTGCAGGTGCTGTTCGTGCCCAACTACCGGGTGAGCCTCGCCGAGCGCATCATCCCGGCCACGGACGTGTCCGAGCAGATCTCCACCGCGGGCATGGAGGCGTCCGGCACGGGCAACATGAAGTTCATGATGAACGGCGCGCTCACGCTGGGCACGCTGGACGGCGCGAACGTCGAAATCCGCCAGGTGGTGGGCGACGACAACTTCTTCCTCTTCGGCCTCACGGCGGACGAGGTCATCGCCCGCAAGCGCGCCGGCTACCGGCCGCGTGACGAGTACGAGCGCAACGTCGAGCTGCGCGAGGCGTTGGATCTCATCGCCTCGGGCTTCTTCTCGCCGGAGGACAAGAACCTCTTCAAGCCCCTGGTGGACAGCCTGCTGGAGGAGGACCGTTACCTCGTGCTGGCGGACTTCGCCGCGTATGCCGCGAAGCAGGAAGAGGTGGCGCGCACCTACAAGGACCAGGACGCATGGACGCGCAAGGCCATCTTCAACGTGGCACAGGCGGGCATCTTCTCCTCGGATCGCACCATCAAGCAGTACGCCGAGGAGATCTGGCAGGTGAAGCAGACGCCCGTGGGCCCGTGA
- a CDS encoding class I SAM-dependent methyltransferase, with the protein MSAIAEFIQTAEELHRGLARLSEELQQGLPERLARFPRDPEQRHQMQLEQVALLKKRLPEVSSWLDGLFARLTTLDSQLTEEERERALEHHRSAVQPFFLQSPFVRRAVDKPLGYPGDYVTVEMIFESEDRGVSTLARILTHYSLNCGPGRAHRARVPWLLGQLRGQEQRLGRPLRVLSFACGPEHTLRDYTALGGTGSFTLCDFDPTPLDYCRRQFDKLSRLPRNDVPMPQLNFVQLSTYQLLRHRDAPEQLRNPEGPMDVVIAAGILDYLKDNVIARFLDTMTSLLAPGGLLLLTNLHQENPWRSFMEYVCDWYVIHRTREQFQSLCEGPASRGLETVETVVDAPSGTNIFWAGRKKG; encoded by the coding sequence ATGTCCGCGATCGCAGAGTTCATCCAGACAGCCGAGGAGCTCCACCGGGGACTCGCCCGGCTCAGTGAAGAGTTGCAGCAGGGCTTGCCGGAGCGCCTGGCCCGCTTCCCGAGAGATCCCGAGCAGCGCCACCAGATGCAGTTGGAGCAGGTGGCGCTGCTGAAGAAGCGCCTGCCGGAGGTCTCCAGCTGGCTGGACGGCCTCTTCGCGCGGCTCACCACGCTGGACAGCCAGCTGACGGAGGAGGAGCGGGAGCGGGCGCTGGAGCACCACCGCTCGGCCGTGCAGCCCTTCTTCCTGCAGAGCCCCTTCGTGCGGCGCGCGGTGGACAAGCCCCTGGGCTACCCCGGGGACTACGTCACGGTGGAGATGATCTTCGAGAGCGAGGATCGCGGCGTCTCGACGCTGGCGCGCATCCTGACGCACTACTCGCTCAACTGCGGGCCGGGCCGGGCGCACCGGGCGCGCGTGCCCTGGCTGCTCGGCCAGCTGCGAGGCCAGGAGCAGAGGCTGGGACGGCCCCTGCGGGTGCTGTCCTTCGCCTGCGGGCCCGAGCACACGCTGCGCGACTACACCGCCCTGGGCGGCACGGGCAGCTTCACCCTCTGCGACTTCGATCCGACGCCGCTCGACTACTGCCGCCGCCAGTTCGACAAGCTCTCGCGCCTGCCACGCAACGACGTGCCCATGCCGCAGCTGAACTTCGTCCAGCTCTCCACCTACCAGCTGCTGCGCCACCGGGACGCGCCGGAGCAGCTGCGCAACCCCGAGGGCCCCATGGACGTCGTCATCGCCGCGGGCATCCTCGACTACCTCAAGGACAACGTCATCGCCCGCTTCCTGGACACCATGACGTCCCTGCTGGCGCCTGGCGGCCTGCTGCTGCTGACGAACCTGCACCAGGAGAACCCCTGGCGCTCCTTCATGGAGTACGTCTGCGACTGGTACGTCATCCACCGCACCCGGGAGCAGTTCCAGTCCCTGTGCGAGGGGCCGGCCAGCCGTGGCCTCGAGACGGTGGAGACGGTCGTCGACGCGCCCTCCGGCACCAACATCTTCTGGGCCGGACGCAAGAAGGGCTGA
- a CDS encoding peptidoglycan DD-metalloendopeptidase family protein, whose amino-acid sequence MRLAATVLCLGVLFAAPFAEASTTQYTVKNRRIEPNQPLAAALQEAGLPTEQAGAVISALEGVFDFRKSRVGDQFRLVMKGGELDFFDYRQSSVDEWQVRRDGDKFVGSKRTIEVEKQVGLVSLEINNSLYEAALAAGEDPLIGMVLADVFAWDIDFYRDVRKGDKARALVEKFVSKGRILRYGEVLAATYEGESVGHKRVFRYELPDGKASYFQEDGASARKAFLKSPLKYAHVTSRFGSRFHPVLQYVKAHNGVDYAASVGTPVWAVADGTVTVAHNTGAGGNTVCLRHTNGFETCYLHLSKFGAGVRAGARVSQKQVIALSGNTGRSTGPHLHYALKRNGAYVNPLNQNFPRTEPLPKSLLPDFRAKIAPMAQQLDAVSVASADARK is encoded by the coding sequence ATGAGACTCGCCGCCACCGTCCTGTGCCTGGGTGTGCTGTTCGCCGCGCCCTTCGCCGAAGCCTCGACCACGCAGTACACCGTCAAGAACCGCCGTATCGAGCCGAACCAGCCGCTGGCGGCGGCGCTGCAGGAGGCAGGGCTGCCGACCGAGCAGGCCGGGGCGGTGATCTCCGCGCTGGAGGGCGTGTTCGACTTCCGCAAGTCGCGGGTGGGAGACCAGTTCCGGCTGGTGATGAAGGGTGGCGAGCTGGACTTCTTCGACTACCGGCAGAGCTCGGTGGACGAGTGGCAGGTGAGGCGGGACGGGGACAAGTTCGTCGGGAGCAAGCGCACCATCGAGGTGGAGAAGCAGGTGGGGTTGGTCTCGCTGGAGATCAACAACTCGCTCTACGAGGCGGCGCTGGCGGCGGGGGAGGATCCGCTGATCGGCATGGTGCTGGCGGACGTGTTCGCCTGGGACATCGACTTCTACCGGGACGTGCGCAAGGGGGACAAGGCGAGGGCGCTGGTGGAGAAGTTCGTCTCCAAGGGCCGCATCCTCCGGTACGGAGAGGTGCTGGCGGCGACGTACGAGGGCGAGTCGGTGGGCCACAAGCGGGTGTTCCGCTACGAGCTGCCGGACGGGAAGGCGAGCTACTTCCAGGAGGACGGGGCGAGCGCGCGCAAGGCGTTCCTGAAGAGCCCGCTGAAGTACGCGCACGTGACGAGCCGGTTCGGCAGCCGGTTCCACCCGGTGCTGCAGTACGTGAAGGCGCACAACGGGGTGGACTACGCGGCGAGCGTGGGCACGCCGGTGTGGGCGGTGGCGGACGGCACCGTCACCGTGGCGCACAACACGGGAGCGGGCGGAAACACGGTCTGCCTGCGGCACACCAACGGCTTCGAGACGTGCTACCTGCACCTGTCCAAGTTCGGCGCGGGCGTGCGCGCGGGGGCGCGAGTGAGCCAGAAGCAGGTCATCGCCCTGTCGGGCAACACGGGCCGGAGCACGGGCCCCCACCTGCACTACGCCCTCAAGCGCAACGGGGCCTACGTCAACCCGCTCAATCAGAACTTCCCTCGCACCGAGCCGCTGCCCAAGAGCCTGCTGCCGGACTTCCGCGCGAAGATCGCCCCCATGGCGCAGCAGCTGGACGCCGTCTCCGTGGCCTCGGCGGACGCCAGGAAGTAG
- a CDS encoding SpoVR family protein, which produces MPKSLTPPLSKLKEEIEGYARQFGLDFFETIFEVVSYDELNMVASYGGFPTRYPHWRWGMEYEQLSKGYEYGLSKIYELVINNDPCYAYLLESNSDVDQKLVMAHVYGHCDFFKNNFSFRHTNRRMIDDMANHATRVRRWIDKIGVEKVEDFIDRTLSLENLIDQHAPHIRRNPDPKRAEDEMKSNERVEGFKVNREYMRGFINPAEFLDSQRKKVEDEKLKAKKFPERPQRDVLLFLLEHAPLEPWESDVLSIIRDEAYYFAPQGQTKIMNEGWASYWHSTIMTRRALKDDEVIDYADRHSGTMGTRPGALNPYKLGIELWRDIEERWNKGRFGKEWDECDDLRARRSWDKKLGVGREKIFEVRKHYNDITFIDTFLTPEFAIEQKLFVYGFNEKRNSWEILDREFRKVKNKLLQGLTNFGQPIIEVVDGNHENRGELLLAHKHDGQDLKGDYARETLRNLQSLWRRPTCIITKYDNKGVLLRFDGQNHTEKKIDL; this is translated from the coding sequence ATGCCCAAGAGCCTCACCCCGCCGTTGAGCAAGCTGAAGGAGGAGATCGAGGGCTACGCCCGCCAGTTCGGTCTCGACTTCTTCGAGACCATCTTCGAGGTCGTCAGCTACGACGAGCTCAACATGGTGGCCTCCTATGGAGGCTTCCCCACGCGCTATCCGCACTGGCGCTGGGGAATGGAGTACGAGCAGCTGTCCAAGGGATACGAGTACGGGCTCAGCAAGATCTACGAGCTCGTCATCAACAACGACCCCTGCTACGCGTACCTGCTGGAGAGCAACTCGGACGTGGATCAGAAGCTCGTGATGGCGCACGTGTACGGCCACTGCGACTTCTTCAAGAACAACTTCTCCTTCCGGCACACCAACCGCCGGATGATCGACGACATGGCGAACCACGCCACGCGCGTGCGCCGGTGGATCGACAAGATTGGCGTGGAGAAGGTGGAGGACTTCATCGACCGGACGCTGTCGCTGGAGAACCTCATCGACCAGCACGCGCCGCACATCCGCCGCAACCCGGACCCGAAACGGGCCGAGGACGAGATGAAGTCCAACGAGCGGGTGGAGGGCTTCAAGGTGAACCGCGAGTACATGCGCGGCTTCATCAACCCGGCCGAGTTCCTGGACAGCCAGCGCAAGAAGGTGGAGGACGAGAAGCTCAAGGCGAAGAAGTTCCCGGAGCGCCCGCAGCGGGACGTGCTGCTCTTCCTGCTGGAGCACGCGCCGCTGGAGCCGTGGGAATCGGACGTGCTGTCCATCATCCGGGACGAGGCCTACTACTTCGCGCCGCAGGGCCAGACGAAGATCATGAACGAGGGGTGGGCCAGCTACTGGCACTCGACGATCATGACGCGGCGGGCGCTGAAGGATGACGAGGTCATCGACTACGCGGACCGGCACTCGGGGACGATGGGGACGAGACCCGGAGCGCTCAATCCCTACAAGCTGGGCATCGAGCTGTGGAGGGACATCGAGGAGCGCTGGAACAAGGGCCGGTTCGGCAAGGAATGGGACGAGTGCGATGACCTGAGGGCGCGGCGCTCGTGGGACAAGAAGCTGGGAGTGGGCCGGGAGAAGATCTTCGAGGTGCGCAAGCACTACAACGACATCACCTTCATCGACACGTTCCTGACGCCGGAGTTCGCGATCGAGCAGAAGCTGTTCGTGTACGGCTTCAACGAGAAGCGCAACTCGTGGGAGATCCTGGACCGTGAGTTCCGGAAGGTGAAGAACAAGCTGTTGCAGGGGCTGACGAACTTCGGGCAGCCGATCATCGAGGTGGTGGACGGCAACCACGAGAACCGTGGGGAGCTGCTGCTGGCGCACAAGCACGACGGGCAGGATCTGAAGGGCGACTACGCGCGAGAGACACTGCGCAACCTGCAATCGCTGTGGCGGCGGCCGACGTGCATCATCACGAAGTACGACAACAAGGGCGTACTGCTGCGCTTCGACGGTCAGAACCACACGGAAAAGAAGATCGACCTCTAA
- a CDS encoding PrkA family serine protein kinase, translating into MKDVENKASSSWVARIAALQDAKTYAELHWEGSFEDYLEIVRKNPKVTRTAFQRIYDMILSHGKTEYIDNKKKLIRYHFFSDEKFGGRDAIFGLDVPLMKLVNVFKSAAQGYGTEKRVILLHGPVGSSKSTIARLLKKGLEDYSKSPEGAAYTFSWLTDKKGADGVTVREKMKCPMNEEPLNLIPREWRPKVLAELCPPESGYTIPDGSELCPACRFVFKELMTQYKGDFGKVMEHVRVNRLVFSEKDRVGIGTFQPKDEKNQDSTELTGDINYRKIAEYGSDSDPRAFNFDGEFNIANRGLIEFVEVLKLDVAFLYDLLGASQEHKIKPKKFPQTDIDEVIIGHTNEPEYKKLENNEFMEALRDRTVKIDIPYITKLSEEVKIYEKDFNSRAIKGKHIAPHTLEMAAMWAVLTRLEEPKKHNLSLLQKLKLYNGKTLPNFTEDNIKELRKEASREGLEGISARYIQDKISNALVSDKGEGCINPFMVLNELEAGLKGHSLINSEDARKRFREMLTSVKQEYEDIVKNEVQRAISADEDAIGKLCGNYIDNIKAYTQKEKVKNKYTGLYEEPDERLMRSIEEKIDIPDSRKDDFRREIMNYIGALAVDGKSFNYRTNERLHKALELKLFEDQKDSIKLKNLVSTVVDKETQEKIDLVKDRLMKNYGYCEICSTDVLNFVASIFARGDAKE; encoded by the coding sequence ATGAAGGACGTAGAGAACAAGGCTTCATCTTCCTGGGTCGCGAGGATCGCCGCGTTGCAGGACGCGAAGACCTACGCGGAGCTCCATTGGGAGGGCTCCTTCGAGGACTACCTCGAGATCGTCCGGAAGAACCCCAAGGTCACCCGCACCGCCTTCCAGAGGATCTACGACATGATCCTCAGCCACGGGAAGACGGAGTACATCGACAACAAGAAGAAGCTCATCCGCTACCACTTCTTCAGTGACGAGAAGTTCGGCGGCCGCGACGCCATCTTCGGCCTGGACGTGCCGCTGATGAAGCTGGTCAACGTCTTCAAGTCGGCGGCCCAGGGCTACGGCACCGAGAAGCGCGTCATCCTCCTGCACGGACCGGTGGGCTCCTCCAAGTCCACCATCGCACGCCTGCTCAAGAAGGGCCTGGAGGACTACTCCAAGTCCCCCGAGGGCGCCGCCTACACCTTCTCCTGGCTCACGGACAAGAAGGGCGCGGACGGCGTCACCGTGCGCGAGAAGATGAAGTGCCCGATGAACGAGGAGCCGCTCAACCTCATCCCCCGGGAGTGGCGGCCCAAGGTGCTCGCCGAGCTGTGCCCGCCGGAGAGCGGCTACACCATCCCGGATGGCAGCGAGCTGTGCCCCGCCTGCCGCTTCGTCTTCAAGGAGCTGATGACGCAGTACAAGGGCGACTTCGGCAAGGTGATGGAGCACGTCCGGGTCAACCGCCTGGTCTTCAGCGAGAAGGACCGCGTGGGCATCGGCACCTTCCAGCCCAAGGACGAGAAGAACCAGGACTCCACCGAGCTCACCGGTGACATCAACTACCGGAAGATCGCCGAGTACGGCTCGGACTCCGACCCGCGCGCCTTCAACTTCGACGGCGAGTTCAACATCGCCAACCGCGGCCTCATCGAGTTCGTCGAGGTGCTCAAGCTCGACGTGGCCTTCCTCTACGACCTGCTGGGGGCCTCGCAGGAGCACAAGATCAAGCCCAAGAAGTTCCCCCAGACGGACATCGACGAGGTCATCATCGGGCACACCAACGAGCCCGAGTACAAGAAGCTCGAGAACAACGAGTTCATGGAAGCGCTACGCGACCGTACGGTGAAGATCGACATCCCGTACATCACGAAGCTCTCCGAGGAGGTGAAGATCTACGAGAAGGACTTCAACTCCCGCGCCATCAAGGGCAAGCACATCGCCCCGCACACGCTGGAGATGGCGGCGATGTGGGCCGTCCTCACGCGCCTGGAGGAGCCCAAGAAGCACAACCTCTCGCTCTTGCAGAAGCTCAAGCTCTACAACGGCAAGACGCTCCCCAACTTCACCGAGGACAACATCAAGGAGCTGCGCAAGGAGGCCAGCCGCGAGGGCCTCGAGGGCATCAGCGCCCGCTACATCCAGGACAAGATTTCCAACGCCCTGGTGAGCGACAAGGGTGAGGGCTGCATCAACCCCTTCATGGTGCTCAACGAGCTGGAGGCCGGTCTCAAGGGCCACTCGCTCATCAACAGCGAGGACGCCCGCAAGCGCTTCCGCGAGATGCTCACCTCGGTGAAGCAGGAGTACGAGGACATCGTCAAGAACGAGGTCCAGCGCGCCATCAGCGCCGACGAGGACGCCATCGGCAAGCTGTGCGGCAACTACATCGACAACATCAAGGCCTACACCCAGAAGGAGAAGGTGAAGAACAAGTACACCGGTCTCTACGAGGAGCCGGATGAGCGCCTGATGCGGTCGATCGAAGAGAAGATCGACATCCCGGACAGCCGCAAGGACGACTTCCGCCGGGAGATCATGAACTACATCGGCGCGCTGGCCGTGGACGGCAAGAGCTTCAACTACCGGACCAACGAGCGGCTCCACAAGGCGCTGGAGCTCAAGCTGTTCGAGGACCAGAAGGACAGCATCAAGCTCAAGAACCTCGTATCCACGGTGGTGGACAAGGAGACCCAGGAGAAGATCGACCTGGTCAAGGACCGGCTGATGAAGAACTACGGCTACTGCGAGATCTGCTCCACGGACGTGCTGAACTTCGTGGCCAGCATCTTCGCGCGTGGTGACGCCAAGGAGTAG
- a CDS encoding DUF2378 family protein — MPSDKNDLAQRIAICKPEDTVRGFIFKSVYGLVEQRTGSAGVERLLQQLRVLKMPVDFFSYPVADFLRLIYTAADVLESQYPSVEDAIRACGASTATGFFKSYVGNTLVKLIGMNDPKRLFTSVQTVYSTLVSYGSRSYEDLGPNRFRLDYKGDMQPIYFHEGTLTEAVRVMRGNGKVTGTVIAINHAQYLVEYD, encoded by the coding sequence ATGCCTAGCGACAAGAACGACCTCGCTCAGCGGATCGCCATCTGCAAGCCCGAGGACACCGTGCGCGGCTTCATCTTCAAGTCCGTGTATGGACTGGTGGAGCAGCGGACGGGCAGCGCGGGCGTGGAACGGCTGCTGCAGCAGCTCCGGGTCCTCAAGATGCCGGTGGACTTCTTCTCGTACCCGGTGGCGGACTTCCTTCGGCTCATCTACACGGCCGCGGACGTGCTGGAGTCGCAGTACCCCTCGGTGGAGGATGCGATCCGGGCCTGTGGCGCCTCCACCGCGACGGGCTTCTTCAAGTCCTACGTGGGCAACACGCTGGTGAAGCTCATCGGGATGAATGATCCCAAGCGGCTCTTCACTTCAGTGCAGACCGTGTATTCCACGCTGGTGAGCTACGGGAGCCGCTCGTACGAGGACCTGGGGCCCAACCGCTTCCGGCTCGACTACAAGGGGGACATGCAGCCCATCTACTTCCACGAGGGCACGCTCACCGAGGCCGTGCGCGTCATGCGCGGCAACGGCAAGGTGACGGGGACGGTCATCGCGATCAACCACGCGCAGTACCTCGTCGAGTACGACTGA